From the Kitasatospora atroaurantiaca genome, the window AGGTCTTGAAGCCCATCGACTCCAGGGCGACGTTGCCGGCGAGGATCATGAGGTCGGCCCACGAGAGGCTCCGGCCGTACTTCTTCTTGACCGGCCACAGCAGGCGGCGGGCCTTGTCGAGGCTGGCGTTGTCCGGCCAGCTGTTGAGGGGCGCGAAGCGTTGCTGGCCGGCCCCGGCACCGCCGCGGCCGTCGCTGATCCGGTAGGTGCCCGCGCTGTGCCATGCCATCCGGATCATGAGCGGGCCGTAGTGGCCGAAGTCGGCGGGCCACCAGTCCTGCGAAGTGGTCAGCACCTCCGCGATGTCCCGCTTCACCGCCGGTAGGTCGAGGGTCTTGAATGCCTCGGCGTAGTCGAATTCCTCGCCGAGGGGGTTGGCCACGGCGGGGTTCTTGGCGAGGATCTTCAGGTTGAGCCGTTCGGGCCACCACTGGCGGTTTCCGCCGCCCTGAGTCGGGTGCGGGGCGCGCTCGTGCGCGACCGGGCAGCCAGCTCCGCCCTCCGTTTTCGCGTCTACGACGATTGCGTCATGGTTCTCAGACATGGGAATCCTTCCGGACCTGGCGGATCACGATGCTAAGGAACTGCGGGCGGTGGAACGGTCGAGGCACAGGCCCCAGGAGATGACCTCGGCCTCGTCGATCAAGAAGCCGTGGTCGTCGGACACGGTCGGCAGAGGCTTCGCCGACCTCGCAGTCGACGTCAGTGGCCAGAGCACACGACCGGCACACGACGTGGTTGTCCCCGACGCTCCCCTCGAACCGAGCCGGGCTGCCGGCAGGTTCGATCCGGCGTACGAGTCCGCGACGGTGAGCGCGTGGAGGGCCTCACACACGGCTTGAAGGGAGATATGGCCCACGCGACCGCACACCCCGGAGGCGATCGCCTCGGAGCCGAGGGGGTCACCGTCACGGACGGTCTCGAGCAGCGCGACGCGGGCGCCCGTCACCCGCAGGCCGGCACCGCGCAGCTCCTCGGCGGTGGCCGTCACGTCTCTCTCCTGCCGTACTGGGGAATTCCCATCCCTTGGCTGTCACCAAAATCGATCCTACGATTGACAAGATCTAAGTCAAGAAGCACGCCAGACTCATATCCGATCGGACCCAAGAAACCCGTTGGTAAACTCCGGACATCCCAATGGACCTGAATAGGTGAACCGATATGAGCGACCTGCTGGAGCGACTGCGAGGACGCGGCTGGCGGATGACCTCCCAGCGGCGTGTCGTTGCGGAGGTCCTCGACGGCGACCACGTGCACCTCACGGCCGACGAGGTGCACGCCCGTGCGGCCCAGCGGCTGCCCGAAATCTCCCGGGCGACGGTCTACAACACCCTGGGCGAGCTGGTCTCCCTCGGCGAGGTCATCGAGGTCTCCACCGACGGCCGCGCCAAGCGCTACGACC encodes:
- a CDS encoding Fur family transcriptional regulator; its protein translation is MSDLLERLRGRGWRMTSQRRVVAEVLDGDHVHLTADEVHARAAQRLPEISRATVYNTLGELVSLGEVIEVSTDGRAKRYDPNAHHPHQHLVCSNCGTIRDVHATGNPLADLPAEERFGFTVSEVEVIYRGLCPSCA